A single window of Indicator indicator isolate 239-I01 unplaced genomic scaffold, UM_Iind_1.1 iindUn_scaffold_175, whole genome shotgun sequence DNA harbors:
- the NPAS4 gene encoding neuronal PAS domain-containing protein 4 — MLRSTKGASKARRDQINAQIRALRDLLPLPEPERPRLSYLHVMALACIYTRKGACLRPGEGAPLELLGGPELADLVASLPGFLLAVTREGKLVGVTDNVAQHLGHSMVDLVAQGDSIYDLLDPADHPLVRHQLSLPGPPQAERLFRCRFTTSRASRRPSAGRKLVLLRGRFQAPPGPPGTSPGLFVAFCAPLDPPPWPCPDCLLLPAFQSRHAPDLALLDVSDSVLIHLGYGRGELLGRSWYRLLHPEDLGHVARQHLRLAGAGAEARGEVVTRLQRKDGLGWTWVYARLRPEGTALLAHNFLIR, encoded by the exons ATGCTTCGCTCCACCAAGGGCGCCTCCAAGGCGCGGCGGGACCAGATCAACGCCCAGATCCGAGCCCTCCGCgacctgctgcccctgcccgAGCCCGAGCGGCCTCGCCTCTCCTACCTGCACGTCATGGCCCTCGCCTGCATCTACACCCGCAAGGGAGCCTGCCTCCGGCCCGGTGA GGGAGCACCCCTGGAGCTTCTGGGGGGCCCAGAGTTGGCTGACCTGGTGGCTTCCCTGCCTGGCTTCCTGCTGGCTGTCACCCGCGAGGGGAAGCTGGTCGGGGTCACCGACAACGTGGCACAGCACCTGGGACACTCCATG GTGGATCTGGTGGCCCAAGGGGACAGCATCTACGACCTGCTGGACCCTGCCGACCACCCCCTGGTGCGGCACCAGCTGAGCCTGCCCGGCCCCCCCCAGGCAG agCGCCTCTTCCGCTGCCGCTTCACCACCTCGAGGGCCTCTCGGCGCCCCAGCGCTGGCCGCAAGCTGGTCCTGCTGCGGGGGCGCTTCCAGGCCCCCCCGGGGCCCCCTGGCACCTCCCCAGGCCTCTTCGTGGCCTTCTGTGCCCCCCTGGACCCTCCGCCCTGGCCCTGCCCTGactgcctcctgctgccagccttccAGAGCCGCCACGCCCCCGACCTCGCCCTGCTCGACGTCTCCGACAG TGTCCTGATCCACCTGGGCTATGGGcgtggggagctgctggggcgcTCCTGGTACCGCCTGCTGCACCCCGAGGACCTGGGCCACGTGGCCAGGCAGCACCTGCGGCTGG CAGGCGCCGGGGCGGAGGCTCGCGGGGAGGTGGTGACCAGGCTGCAGCGCAAGGATGGCCTGGGCTGGACCTGGGTCTATGCCAGGCTGCGGCCCGAGggcactgccctgctggcacACAACTTCCTCATCAGGTGA